The following coding sequences lie in one Arachis hypogaea cultivar Tifrunner chromosome 9, arahy.Tifrunner.gnm2.J5K5, whole genome shotgun sequence genomic window:
- the LOC112710702 gene encoding uncharacterized protein: MSLVTEEIKAKSEVYRGDELCQEKTQLLLKEVGLPNGLLPLKDMEECGYEKESGFVWLKQKKSSTHKFEKIGKLVSYAPEVTAFVEVGKIKKLTGVKTKELLLWLTLTDIYVDNPPTGKITFQISSGLSRSFPTSAFEVEVKVKEEKEEKGSEVKEGAAAAAAATAVQVKEV, from the coding sequence atgtCTCTAGTGACCGAAGAGATCAAGGCCAAATCAGAGGTGTACCGAGGAGATGAATTGTGCCAAGAGAAAACACAGCTTCTCCTGAAGGAAGTAGGGTTACCCAATGGGTTACTTCCATTGAAGGACATGGAGGAGTGTGGGTACGAAAAGGAGAGTGGGTTCGTGTGGCTGAAGCAGAAAAAGAGCTCAACACACAAGTTCGAGAAGATTGGGAAGCTTGTGAGTTATGCCCCTGAGGTCACTGCGTTTGTTGAGGTTGGGAAGATCAAGAAGCTCACTGGTGTTAAGACCAAGGAGCTTCTTCTTTGGCTCACACTCACTGATATCTATGTCGATAACCCGCCCACCGGAAAGATCACTTTTCAGATCTCGTCAGGGCTATCCCGGTCATTTCCGACTTCCGCCTTCGAAGTCGAAGTGAAAGttaaggaggagaaggaggagaagggGAGTGAAGTTAAAGAAGGAGCTGCCGCTGCTGCTGCTGCAACTGCTGTTCAAGTCAAAGAGGTTTGA